GCCGGGTTGACCGGAATACATGCCACCGGGCAGATCTGCACGCACTGCGGCTCGTCGAAATGGCCGACACATTCGGTGCAGCGGTTGGCATCGATCACATAAACGGTCTCGCCGGGAGAAATCGCCTCGTTGGGGCACTCCGGCTCGCACACGTCGCAGTTGATGCACTCGTCGGTAATCATGAGGGCCATGGCGCGATTATCCCGGAGCCGGCAAACACCCCGGAGCCGGCAGGCCCAACGCCATAATGGCCGCCCTTTCTATCCGCCCCTGACCCTTCGTCGATGACCGCCTTTATCGCCCGGCGCCTGCTCGGATTGCTCGTGACCCTGGCGGCGACGGCGGCCCTGGTGTTCTGGGCACTCGACATCCTGCCGGGCAATGCCGCACAGATGGCCCTGGGCGCCGACGCCGACCCGGCCGCGGTGCGGGCGCTGGCCTTGCAGATGGGCCTGGACCAGCCGGCCTGGAGCCGCTTCGTGGCCTGGCTGCACGCCCTGCTCGCCGGCGACCTCGGTACCAGCACCGCCTACGGCGAACCGGTGGCCGCGCTCATCGCCGAACGGCTGGCGCTCACCGTGCCGCTGGCGCTGCTGGCGATGGCGCTGACCTGCGCGATCGCCCTGCTGGTGGGCGTGACCGCCGCCGCCCGCCACCGCAGCGCGACCGACACCGGCCTGATGGCGCTCACCCAGCTCGGCGTGGCGGTGCCCAATTTCTGGCTGGCGATCCTGCTCGTGCTGCTGTTCGCGGTGAAGCTGCAGTGGTTCTCGGCCGGCGGCTTCGACGGCTGGGGTGAAGGCATCGCGGCCGGCTTGCGGGCGATCTGGCTGCCGGCCATGGCGCTGGCGGCGGTGCAGGCGGCGATTCTGGCGCGCTTCACGCGGTCGGCGGTGCTGGAGACGCTGCGCGAGGACTACGTGCGCACCGCGCGCGCCAAGGGCCTGTCGGAGGTCGCGATTCTCTGGCGCCATGTGCTGCGCAACGCGGCGGTACCGGTGGTCACGGTGATCGGCCTGCAGTTCGCCGAACTGCTGGCCGGCGCGATCGTGGTGGAAAACGTGTTCACCCTCCCCGGCCTCGGCCGGCTGGTGTTCCAGGCCATCGGGAACCGCGACCTGCCGGTGGTGCGCGGCTGCGTGCTGCTGCTGGCGACGATGGTGGTGGTGGTGAATTTCGCGGTCGACGTGCTCTATGCCGCCATCGACCCGCGCCTGCGAGGGGCCGGCAGATGAGGCGCCCGGGCCTCGTCGCCGGTGCCTTGCTGGTGGTGCTGCTGCTGGTAGCCGCCGCGCTGTCGTACCTGTGGACGCCCTGGCCGCCGCTCGACATGGCGATGGCCGCGCGCCTGCAGCCGCCCTCGCCGTCGCACTGGATGGGCACCGACGCCTATGGCCGTGACCTGGCCTCGCAGGTGATGGTGGGCGCGCGCGCCTCCATCGCCGTCGGCGTGGTGGCGGTGGCCATCGGCCTGATCGCCGGCAGCGCCCTGGGCCTGCTGGCGGCGGCGCGCCGCGGCTGGGTCGAAGACCTGGTGATGCGATTGACCGACATCGGCCTGGCCTTTCCCGCGCTGCTCACCGCCGTCGTGCTGGCGGCCGTGCAAGGGCCGGGCATCGGCAACGCCATGCTCGCCATCGGGCTCTACAACGTGCCCTCTTTCGCCCGCATCGCCCGGGCCGGCGCGCGCGCAGTGTGGTCGCGCGACTATGTGCGGGCCGCGCGGGCAACCGGGCGCGGGCGCTGGGCGATCACCTTCGCCCACGTGCTGCCCAACGTGGCGCCGCTGCTGGTGGTGCAGGCCACGGTGCGCTTGGGCATCGCGATCCTGGCCGAGGCCGCGCTGTCGTACCTGGGTCTGGGCACGCAGCCGCCGATGCCGTCGTGGGGCCGGCTGCTGAGCGAGGCACAGAGTTTGATGTCGACCGCGCCCTGGCTCGCGGTGTTTCCCGGCGCGGCCATCGCGCTGGCGGTGCTGGGCGTGAACCTGTTCGGCGACGGCCTGCGCGACCTGCTCGACCCGCGGCTGCGCCAGGTCGATGCGCCCATCAGCGGCTCGCACCCCGGTATCCGCTGACGTTGTCGCCGGCACCGGCCGGCAAGCGCCAGGCGTCGACGAGCGACAGCACCGTCAGCACCGCCATCGCCAGCAGCGCGAAGCGGAAATCCACCGCCCCGGGCGAGCCGCCGTGCCCGGTGAATCGCTCCGACACCCGCAGCGCCACGGCGCCGAAAGCGATGCCCAGCCCGGCGCTGAGCTGCTGGAACATGCTGAACAGCGTGCTCGCCCCGGCGGTCTGCTTGGGCGTGGTGTCGCAGAAAGCCAGGGTGCCGACCGCTGTGAACTGCATCGATCGCGTCATGCCGCCGAAGACCAGCACCACCACCATCAGCGCCAGCGGTGTGTCGATCGACAGCATCGCGCAGGCCACAAAGCCCGCCGCCGCCAGCAGCCCGTTGCCGACCAGCGTGGAGCGGAAACCGAAGCGGCGCAGCACCCAGGTGGTAGCCGGCTTGATGCCCAGGTTGCCGGCGAAGAGCGCGATCATCAGCAGCCCCGACTGCACCATGCCGAAGCCCAAGCCCAGCTGGAACATCAGCGGCAGGAGAAAAGGTGCGCTGCTGATCGAGATGCGCGACAAGGTGCCGCCGATGGCCGAGGCCCGGAAGGTGCGCACGCCGAAGACCGACAGGTCCACCAGCGGATGGGCGCTGCGCCGCATATGCCGCACCGAATACAGCAGGCCCGCCAGCCCTGCCGCGACCGCGGCCGCCACCACCGGCCAGTCGACCGGGTTCTGCGTGGTCAGCTCCAGCCCGTACATCAGCGCGGCCAGGCCCGCACCGCTGGTGACGAAGCCGATCCAGTCGAATGGCCGACGTCCGCCCGGCGCGCCGTCGATCCAGCGCAGCGCCAGCACGATCGCCAGCACACCCAGCGGCAGGTTGATGAAGAAGATCCAGTGCCAGCTCCAGTGGCTGGCGATCCAGCCGCCCAGCGGCGGCCCAAGCAGCGGTGCCGCCAGCCCCGGCCAGGTGATGGTGGCGATCGCCTTGACCACCTCGCTCTTGGGCGTGGTGCGCAGCACCACCATGCGGCCCACCGGCACCATCAGCGCGCCGCCGATGCCCTGCACGATGCGCGCGGCGATGAACACCGGCAGGCTTTGCGCCAGCCCGCAGGCCAGCGACGCCAGGGTGAACAGCGCCACCGCCCCGGCGAAGACCTGGCGCGGCCCGAAGCGGTCGGCCACCCAGCCACTCACCGGGATGAACACCGCCAGCGCCAGCAGATACGCACTGACGCCCGCCGACAGCGCCACCGGCGCTACGCCGAAACTGGTCGCCATCGCCGGCAGCGCGGTGGTGATCACGGTGGCGTCGAAGTTCTCCATGAAGAAGGCGCCGGCGACCAGCAAGGCGATGAGGCGGGCGCGGCCGGCATCGACGCCGGGCGGCGGAGCGGAAGCAGGCGTGGAGGCGGTGTCGGCGGCGGTCATGCGGCGAGGTTAGCGGCATCAGGCATCACAATGCCCGCTTCGGGTCATGCAGGGCGAAGGTAGTCGGGAATGGATGCGGGGGCGATCGAATATTTCCACAGCGTGGCGCGCCACGGCAGCATCTCGCGTGCGGCGCTGGAGCTGGGCATCGAGCAGTCCACGCTGACCCGGCACATCGGCCGGCTCGAAGAGGATGTCGGCGTCAAGCTGTTCCACCGCAGCGGGCGCGGCATGGTGCTGACCGACGGCGGCGCGGCGCTGCTGCTGGAGGCCGAGAAACTGGTCGAGGCCATGCGCCGCACCCGCCAGGTCGCCGCCGAACTGGCGGTCGACGGGCCGTCGCGCATCGTCGTGGCCGCCCAGCCGACCATCGCGCAGATGACCTTCGGGCCGCTCGGCCACGCGCTACGCCAGCGGTTTCCGCAGGCGCGCATCCGGCTGGTGGAAGGCCTGGGACTGCCACTGCTGCAGTCGCTGCAGGACGGCCAGGTCGACGCCGCCATCCTCTACATACCCGCCCAGGGCCAGGCGATGGATTACGACCTGCTGCTGCAGGAGCCGCTGTACTGCGTCATGCCGCCGGACCGCCAGCACCGCAGCGACACCGTCAGCGTGATGGAACTGCTGGATCTGCCCATGGTGCTGCCCAGCACCTCGCACGGGCTGCGCGCGCTTGCCGAGGCGCT
The nucleotide sequence above comes from Xylophilus sp. GOD-11R. Encoded proteins:
- a CDS encoding YfhL family 4Fe-4S dicluster ferredoxin; its protein translation is MALMITDECINCDVCEPECPNEAISPGETVYVIDANRCTECVGHFDEPQCVQICPVACIPVNPAHVENHDSLFAKYIRLTQDEAS
- a CDS encoding ABC transporter permease, giving the protein MTAFIARRLLGLLVTLAATAALVFWALDILPGNAAQMALGADADPAAVRALALQMGLDQPAWSRFVAWLHALLAGDLGTSTAYGEPVAALIAERLALTVPLALLAMALTCAIALLVGVTAAARHRSATDTGLMALTQLGVAVPNFWLAILLVLLFAVKLQWFSAGGFDGWGEGIAAGLRAIWLPAMALAAVQAAILARFTRSAVLETLREDYVRTARAKGLSEVAILWRHVLRNAAVPVVTVIGLQFAELLAGAIVVENVFTLPGLGRLVFQAIGNRDLPVVRGCVLLLATMVVVVNFAVDVLYAAIDPRLRGAGR
- a CDS encoding ABC transporter permease, producing the protein MRRPGLVAGALLVVLLLVAAALSYLWTPWPPLDMAMAARLQPPSPSHWMGTDAYGRDLASQVMVGARASIAVGVVAVAIGLIAGSALGLLAAARRGWVEDLVMRLTDIGLAFPALLTAVVLAAVQGPGIGNAMLAIGLYNVPSFARIARAGARAVWSRDYVRAARATGRGRWAITFAHVLPNVAPLLVVQATVRLGIAILAEAALSYLGLGTQPPMPSWGRLLSEAQSLMSTAPWLAVFPGAAIALAVLGVNLFGDGLRDLLDPRLRQVDAPISGSHPGIR
- a CDS encoding LysR family transcriptional regulator; the protein is MDAGAIEYFHSVARHGSISRAALELGIEQSTLTRHIGRLEEDVGVKLFHRSGRGMVLTDGGAALLLEAEKLVEAMRRTRQVAAELAVDGPSRIVVAAQPTIAQMTFGPLGHALRQRFPQARIRLVEGLGLPLLQSLQDGQVDAAILYIPAQGQAMDYDLLLQEPLYCVMPPDRQHRSDTVSVMELLDLPMVLPSTSHGLRALAEALAQRYARNLHVALECDGSTALTKQLVHAGHGCTILPLAAVQDEIDRGLLRAVRIDGTDVLRAVACATARSQTPAPGLREVTRIVRQVVTGVVEAQRWPAVERMAG
- a CDS encoding MFS transporter — its product is MTAADTASTPASAPPPGVDAGRARLIALLVAGAFFMENFDATVITTALPAMATSFGVAPVALSAGVSAYLLALAVFIPVSGWVADRFGPRQVFAGAVALFTLASLACGLAQSLPVFIAARIVQGIGGALMVPVGRMVVLRTTPKSEVVKAIATITWPGLAAPLLGPPLGGWIASHWSWHWIFFINLPLGVLAIVLALRWIDGAPGGRRPFDWIGFVTSGAGLAALMYGLELTTQNPVDWPVVAAAVAAGLAGLLYSVRHMRRSAHPLVDLSVFGVRTFRASAIGGTLSRISISSAPFLLPLMFQLGLGFGMVQSGLLMIALFAGNLGIKPATTWVLRRFGFRSTLVGNGLLAAAGFVACAMLSIDTPLALMVVVLVFGGMTRSMQFTAVGTLAFCDTTPKQTAGASTLFSMFQQLSAGLGIAFGAVALRVSERFTGHGGSPGAVDFRFALLAMAVLTVLSLVDAWRLPAGAGDNVSGYRGASR